A stretch of the Sphingobacterium thalpophilum genome encodes the following:
- a CDS encoding YceI family protein, which yields MKIKNVFAAIILTLVVVSCGKEKVSVPNKDETLVLETGSKAIWRGFLETGYFNEGTIGLKSENLAIEGDKITAGEISISVESILVTNDMPQESKNELRNHLQTVDFFNLAKFPFVTYSISSAEKTGKVDASGNNYLIKGSMKLLGKSFPLDIPAKINMTDTDVKVIAKFKFDRTKWGMTFASQPNLPAKDKIKNDIEVDLELRAIRF from the coding sequence ATGAAAATTAAAAATGTATTTGCTGCAATCATTCTGACATTAGTTGTTGTTAGCTGTGGAAAAGAAAAAGTTTCAGTGCCGAATAAGGACGAGACGCTGGTTCTCGAAACCGGTTCAAAGGCAATATGGAGGGGATTTCTGGAAACGGGTTATTTCAATGAAGGCACCATTGGATTGAAAAGTGAAAATCTTGCTATTGAAGGCGATAAAATCACAGCTGGTGAAATCAGTATTTCCGTCGAATCAATTCTAGTGACCAATGATATGCCCCAAGAAAGTAAAAATGAACTACGGAACCATTTACAGACAGTAGACTTTTTTAATTTGGCTAAATTCCCATTTGTGACTTATTCAATCAGTTCAGCAGAGAAAACCGGGAAGGTAGATGCTAGTGGAAACAATTATCTGATCAAAGGAAGTATGAAGCTACTGGGCAAGTCCTTTCCATTGGATATTCCGGCCAAAATCAATATGACCGATACCGATGTCAAAGTCATTGCGAAGTTTAAGTTTGACCGCACAAAATGGGGGATGACATTTGCTTCACAGCCCAATCTTCCGGCAAAGGATAAGATTAAAAACGATATCGAGGTTGATCTCGAATTAAGAGCAATCCGTTTTTAG